The window TTACATCGAAGCGGAATCAGAAAGACAAGTCCGCGAAAAATTGAAAGATCGGGGATATAATATTGAATATATCCAGGGCCTCGAAGGATCGCATCTCGAGTATGAGCAACAATCACCCGATTTCCAGATTGAGCAGGTCTAATCTATGAAATTTATCAAGAACAATGAAACAGCGGTTTTCGCATTGGGCGGACTAGGCGAAATCGGCAAGAATACGTATGCAGTTCAGTTCCAAG is drawn from Sporosarcina sp. FSL W7-1349 and contains these coding sequences:
- a CDS encoding DNA-dependent RNA polymerase subunit epsilon — translated: MIYKVFYQENMLQVPVRENTKSLYIEAESERQVREKLKDRGYNIEYIQGLEGSHLEYEQQSPDFQIEQV